Proteins encoded within one genomic window of Gloeobacter kilaueensis JS1:
- the lhgO gene encoding L-2-hydroxyglutarate oxidase yields MYDFAIVGGGVVGLATALALAERFVGAEIVVFEKEATWAAHQSGHNSGVLHSGLYYRPGSLKAQLCKAGNAALVAFCREHGIAHDICGKVIAATEARELADLEKLYRRGQENGLAVEKLDAEGVRRMEPHVRALAGLFVPTAGIVDYREVARRYAELIGERGGTLRLNCPVERLEVLAKGWTIETKTSGSFEARFLINCAGLWSDRLARLARSEPPARIVPFRGEYYELVSEKRYLINNLVYPVPDPAFPFLGVHFTRLIDGSIHAGPNAVLSFKREGYQKGDFDRKDLQEVLGYGGFWKLAARHWRAGLAEQWRSWNKAAFVKSLQRLVPEVQSADLLPAGAGVRAQALRPDGGLVDDFLLVEGPRALHVCNAPSPAATASLAIGQAIAERVAALRLQHNSNAASM; encoded by the coding sequence ATGTACGACTTTGCAATTGTTGGCGGTGGGGTCGTCGGTCTGGCAACGGCGCTGGCCCTCGCTGAGCGCTTTGTCGGGGCGGAGATTGTTGTCTTCGAGAAGGAAGCCACCTGGGCCGCCCACCAGAGCGGGCACAACAGCGGCGTGCTCCATTCGGGGCTTTATTATCGGCCCGGCAGTCTCAAGGCCCAGCTCTGCAAGGCGGGCAACGCGGCCCTCGTCGCTTTTTGCCGGGAGCACGGCATCGCCCACGATATCTGCGGCAAGGTGATTGCAGCGACGGAGGCGCGGGAGCTGGCGGATCTCGAAAAACTCTACCGGCGCGGGCAAGAAAATGGTCTGGCCGTCGAGAAGCTGGACGCAGAAGGCGTACGGCGGATGGAGCCGCACGTGCGCGCTCTGGCAGGGTTGTTCGTGCCCACGGCGGGGATCGTCGATTACCGCGAGGTGGCTCGCCGGTACGCCGAACTGATAGGCGAGCGGGGCGGAACGCTCAGGCTCAACTGCCCGGTCGAGCGTCTGGAAGTACTGGCAAAGGGCTGGACCATCGAGACAAAGACCAGCGGCAGCTTCGAGGCCCGCTTTCTCATCAACTGCGCGGGGCTATGGAGCGACAGGCTCGCCCGGCTGGCCAGGAGCGAACCGCCCGCCCGGATCGTTCCTTTTCGCGGCGAGTACTACGAACTGGTGAGCGAGAAGCGCTACTTGATCAACAATCTCGTCTACCCGGTACCGGACCCGGCTTTTCCGTTTTTGGGCGTTCACTTTACGCGCCTCATCGACGGCAGCATCCACGCCGGACCGAACGCTGTCTTGAGCTTCAAGCGCGAGGGCTATCAAAAAGGCGACTTCGATCGAAAAGACCTTCAAGAAGTGCTGGGTTACGGCGGCTTCTGGAAGCTGGCCGCAAGGCACTGGCGCGCCGGGCTCGCTGAACAGTGGCGCTCCTGGAACAAGGCGGCGTTCGTCAAAAGCCTCCAGCGGCTCGTTCCAGAGGTGCAGTCAGCGGATCTGCTGCCCGCCGGGGCGGGGGTGCGCGCCCAGGCGCTGCGACCGGATGGCGGGCTGGTCGATGATTTTTTGCTGGTCGAAGGGCCGCGCGCGCTGCACGTCTGCAACGCTCCCTCCCCCGCCGCCACCGCCTCCCTCGCCATCGGCCAGGCGATCGCTGAGCGGGTGGCCGCCCTCAGACTTCAACACAACTCGAACGCCGCCTCGATGTAG
- a CDS encoding ATP-grasp domain-containing protein — MHLLFCSDPLTPNRPDPAWEDEVQAASQAGLSWSVLNFEALLEGNPARAIRRVAVAAAEAGETVLFRGWMLRPEGYKSLYNALLERNLQLVNTPSAYRLCHYLPEGYPYLANHTPRTVWLPLTGELDVDALMARLAEFGHSPLVLKDYVKSAKHAWHEACFIPAASDRSAVERVVRRFLALQGKDLSVGLVFREYVELAGTDPARPWEWRIFFLDNAPLMVTDYWNTGIAVPEQAALAPFIELARAIPSRFFTLDIAQKRSGEWVIIEMGDGQVSGLPQGVSEVEFYQKLSEQLQQRR, encoded by the coding sequence ATGCACCTGTTATTTTGCAGCGATCCTCTGACCCCGAACCGGCCCGATCCGGCCTGGGAGGATGAAGTGCAGGCAGCATCACAGGCGGGTTTATCCTGGTCGGTGCTCAACTTCGAAGCGCTGCTCGAAGGCAATCCGGCGCGAGCTATTCGGCGCGTCGCTGTCGCTGCTGCTGAGGCAGGGGAAACAGTGCTTTTTCGGGGCTGGATGCTGCGGCCCGAAGGGTACAAATCGCTCTACAACGCGCTGCTGGAGCGGAACCTGCAGCTGGTGAATACGCCTTCTGCCTATAGGCTCTGTCACTATCTCCCGGAGGGATATCCGTATCTGGCTAACCATACCCCCCGCACCGTCTGGCTTCCGCTGACGGGTGAACTCGATGTCGATGCGTTGATGGCGCGACTTGCCGAGTTCGGGCATAGCCCGCTCGTGCTCAAGGACTACGTGAAGTCTGCCAAACATGCCTGGCACGAAGCCTGTTTCATTCCTGCGGCCTCCGACCGCTCTGCTGTCGAGCGGGTTGTGCGCCGATTTCTTGCGCTGCAGGGCAAGGATCTCAGCGTTGGTCTGGTCTTTCGCGAGTACGTCGAGCTGGCGGGCACCGATCCGGCCCGCCCCTGGGAGTGGCGCATATTCTTTCTGGACAATGCCCCGCTCATGGTGACCGACTACTGGAACACTGGTATCGCTGTTCCAGAGCAGGCAGCCCTTGCACCATTTATCGAGCTTGCCCGCGCTATTCCCAGCCGCTTCTTCACGCTGGACATTGCCCAAAAGCGTTCAGGTGAGTGGGTAATTATCGAGATGGGTGACGGACAGGTTTCAGGCTTGCCCCAAGGCGTTTCTGAAGTGGAGTTTTATCAAAAACTTAGTGAGCAACTGCAGCAACGGCGATGA
- a CDS encoding DUF1566 domain-containing protein, with translation MRRAITGLVLSVVCALVPAVATRAQEPRFLPQGAQVYDRKTGLTWQRCTLGQQWRGERCDGTATPYTWDVARTLYRDGWRLPTMAELETLIDPERKARRVHPNIDTTLFPYPTVVPTQSRPLRFPFYWSSVPTRGCISQSRRGCAYVLDLYSINNTDVDNLPREALAIVRLVKAAPASSPGVDSNSSSNSVAVYGDRFEASGNEVLDRRTGLRWQRCNTGQTWQAGLGCTGVPRYYTYDDAARAAGGGWRLPTKDELMSLVEKGRPLHIDTDAFLDVHKDKATYWTSTPYVGGGRQYFCVNFPFGDSDNCDASGTRALRLVRDQR, from the coding sequence ATGCGCAGGGCAATAACTGGCCTGGTTCTGTCGGTGGTATGCGCCCTGGTGCCGGCAGTGGCTACCCGTGCCCAGGAGCCGCGCTTCTTGCCCCAGGGAGCACAAGTCTACGACCGCAAGACGGGACTGACCTGGCAGCGCTGCACCCTCGGGCAACAATGGCGTGGGGAACGCTGCGACGGAACGGCGACACCTTACACCTGGGATGTCGCTCGTACCCTTTATCGAGACGGCTGGCGTCTGCCGACGATGGCCGAACTAGAAACGCTGATCGATCCAGAGCGCAAGGCGCGGCGTGTTCACCCCAACATCGATACCACCCTCTTTCCGTACCCAACTGTTGTTCCAACGCAGTCGCGTCCTTTGAGATTCCCCTTTTACTGGAGCAGCGTGCCGACCAGAGGTTGCATCAGCCAGAGCCGGCGCGGTTGTGCCTACGTCCTTGACCTGTATTCGATCAACAACACCGATGTCGATAATCTGCCACGCGAAGCGCTGGCGATCGTTCGCCTGGTGAAGGCGGCACCGGCGTCCTCGCCGGGAGTGGATTCAAATTCCTCCAGCAATTCGGTGGCGGTTTACGGCGACCGCTTCGAGGCAAGCGGCAACGAAGTTCTCGATCGCCGGACGGGTTTGCGCTGGCAGCGCTGCAATACCGGGCAGACCTGGCAGGCCGGATTGGGTTGTACTGGTGTGCCGCGATACTACACCTACGACGACGCGGCACGAGCAGCGGGCGGCGGTTGGCGTCTGCCCACGAAGGACGAACTGATGAGCCTGGTTGAAAAGGGGCGGCCACTGCACATTGACACCGATGCCTTTCTCGATGTCCACAAGGACAAAGCGACCTACTGGACGAGTACCCCCTACGTGGGCGGCGGTCGCCAGTACTTCTGCGTCAATTTCCCCTTCGGCGACTCGGACAACTGCGATGCGTCGGGCACCAGAGCTTTGCGGCTGGTGCGCGATCAACGCTGA
- a CDS encoding diflavin flavoprotein, producing MTTTPAAPVRDIQTIAIAPETWFLRSRSFVRLKFEVEYARQHGTTSNAFLLRGEKTVLLTPPGETFTALFLAELERLIPLGDIDYIVLGHINPNRFKTLVALVERIPNVAVVCSNPGAIALRSLIESEAPGLTVQIQVVRGQEALDLGGGRLLQFIPTPTPRWPEGLCVFDERTAMLFTDKFFGAHVADTPVFDDSGSRYSEDSRYYYDCLMANQVRQVEAVLDRLAEWPARAIAPVHGPLLRSGGLDLIAYYREWNRGQIEQTLSVALLFASAYGSTATLAQALAHGITKAGVAVETINCEHATPEEIREVVSRTDGFLIGSPTLGGHAPTPIQTALGIVLATAPKAQLAGVFGSFGWSGEAIDLLENKLRNAGYSFGFEPIRVKFKPTAATLQECEEAGIDFAQALKKTRKARQGRVPAAATPVEQAVGRIVGSLCVVTAREEDTSSAMLASWVSQATFNPPGLTVAVAKDRAIESLMYPGQNFVLNILAEERYLGLMKHFLKPFGPGEDRFVGVSTRVAANGSPILTDALAYIECQVAERMECGDHWLVYCVAEGGDVLDANGRTAVHFRTTGTRY from the coding sequence ATGACGACCACGCCCGCCGCTCCCGTGCGCGACATCCAGACGATCGCGATTGCCCCTGAGACCTGGTTTTTGCGCTCCCGCAGCTTTGTGCGCCTCAAGTTCGAGGTCGAGTACGCCCGTCAGCACGGCACTACCTCCAACGCCTTTTTGCTGCGCGGCGAGAAGACGGTCCTGCTCACCCCGCCGGGTGAGACGTTCACGGCGCTGTTTCTCGCCGAACTGGAGCGGTTGATCCCGCTGGGCGACATCGACTATATCGTGCTCGGCCACATCAACCCGAACCGCTTCAAGACCCTGGTCGCCCTTGTCGAGCGCATTCCGAACGTGGCGGTGGTCTGCTCCAATCCGGGGGCGATTGCGCTGCGCTCGCTCATCGAGAGCGAAGCGCCCGGCCTCACGGTGCAGATCCAGGTGGTGCGCGGCCAGGAAGCGCTGGATCTGGGCGGAGGCCGCCTGCTGCAGTTCATCCCCACCCCGACCCCGCGCTGGCCGGAAGGACTGTGCGTGTTCGACGAGCGCACAGCCATGCTTTTTACCGACAAGTTCTTCGGTGCCCACGTCGCCGATACCCCGGTCTTCGACGACAGCGGCAGCCGCTACAGCGAAGACAGCCGCTACTACTACGACTGCTTGATGGCCAATCAGGTCCGCCAGGTCGAGGCGGTGCTCGATCGGCTGGCGGAGTGGCCCGCCAGGGCGATCGCTCCGGTCCACGGTCCGCTGCTGCGCTCCGGCGGCCTGGATCTGATTGCCTACTACCGCGAATGGAACCGGGGGCAGATCGAGCAGACGCTGAGCGTGGCGTTGCTCTTTGCCTCGGCCTACGGCAGCACGGCCACCCTCGCCCAGGCGCTCGCCCACGGCATCACCAAAGCCGGAGTGGCCGTCGAGACAATCAACTGCGAGCACGCCACCCCGGAGGAGATCCGCGAGGTGGTGAGCCGCACCGACGGCTTTTTGATTGGCTCTCCCACCCTGGGCGGCCACGCTCCCACCCCGATCCAGACCGCCCTGGGCATCGTGCTCGCCACCGCTCCCAAAGCGCAACTGGCGGGTGTCTTCGGTTCCTTTGGCTGGAGCGGCGAAGCGATCGACCTGCTGGAGAACAAATTGCGCAACGCCGGATACAGCTTTGGCTTCGAGCCCATCCGCGTCAAGTTCAAGCCCACCGCCGCCACCCTCCAGGAGTGCGAGGAAGCCGGAATCGATTTTGCCCAGGCCCTTAAAAAAACCCGCAAGGCGCGCCAGGGACGGGTACCGGCTGCCGCTACCCCGGTAGAGCAGGCGGTGGGCCGGATCGTCGGCTCGCTCTGCGTCGTCACCGCCCGCGAGGAGGACACCAGCAGCGCCATGCTCGCCTCCTGGGTCTCCCAGGCCACCTTCAACCCGCCCGGCCTCACCGTCGCCGTCGCCAAGGACCGCGCCATCGAATCGCTGATGTATCCAGGCCAGAACTTTGTGCTCAATATCCTGGCGGAGGAGCGGTACCTGGGCCTGATGAAACACTTTCTCAAGCCCTTCGGCCCCGGTGAAGACCGCTTCGTGGGCGTCTCCACCCGCGTGGCAGCCAACGGCTCACCCATCCTCACCGACGCCCTGGCCTACATCGAGTGCCAGGTGGCCGAGCGCATGGAGTGCGGCGATCACTGGCTGGTCTACTGCGTCGCCGAGGGAGGCGATGTTCTCGACGCCAATGGCCGCACCGCCGTTCACTTTCGGACGACGGGCACCCGCTACTAG